The Pyrenophora tritici-repentis strain M4 chromosome 3, whole genome shotgun sequence genome has a window encoding:
- a CDS encoding ProP, Permease major facilitator superfamily, with the protein MRNPVHHGDGLSGHQTHHMDTDRGDKFGKDEDDSHDSGLGEHSSNAPSAQAGVRRIEAVSKAWTKTSLIIAYVTLLIIANVTSLEIQVTSLMAPFATSAFSSHSLVSTIYVVQGVVSAVIKPPMGKIADVFGRLESFSITVFLYTIGYIMQAGSNSVKTFAGAQIFWAAGFNGLQVLQQIFVADTTDLLNRALFATLFDVPFLWTTWAGPEVGKSILANTTWRWGYGIWAIILPICFIPLAVSLFMNQQRAKKLGFEVPSPFRGFSLLQILKNLWLDLDAFGLLLFAAAISLILLPLTLAPNANGEWKNGSMIAMLVIGGVLLIAFPFWETSKKLAPNAFFPPELFKEKTIIAGVMIAFFYFMAFYMSVFPYFNSYLQIVQGQSFVTAGYITRVFTFSSTVSSIVVSLLIKYTAHYKYYVTIGATIYLLGMGLMLVYRTQDASVGTLVGTQIVIGIGGGFLNVPVQLGVQASASHQQVAAVTTVWLTLLEVGGAVGSAISGAIWSTYVPAKLQEYLPATNAADWAKIYGDLTVSSNYTTYPLGSPVRLAINQAYQETMRYLLIGALCCAAPILPLTFVLKNYKLDQMDQKVVGNVIGSAEKREKGKSWRFWKR; encoded by the exons ATGAGAAATCCAGTGCATCATGGCGACGGCCTTTCTGGACACCAAACTCACCACATGGACACCGATCGTGGCGACAAGTTCGGCAAAGACGAGGATGATAGCCACGATAGCGGTCTAGGAGAACactcctcgaacgcgccctcGGCCCAAGCTGGTGTCAGGCGTATCGAAGCCGTCAGCAAGGCGTGGACAAAAACCTCACTCATCATCGCATATGTCAC CCTTCTCATCATCGCTAATGTCACTTCTCTTGAGATTCAGGTCACCAGTCTCATGGCGCCGTTTGCTACGAGTGCATTTTCGTCACACTCTCTAGTCTCCACCATCTACGTTGTGCAGGGCGTCGTCAGCG CTGTCATCAAACCGCCAATGGGAAAGATTGCAGATGTCTTTGGACGTCTCGAATCATTCTCGATTACGGTCTTTCTCTATACGATTGGCTATATCATGCAGGCGGGCTCTAACAGTGTCAAAACATTCGCAGGCGCACAGATATTCTGGGCTGCGGGCTTCAATGGACTACAGGTCTTGCAACAGATCTTTGTAGCTGATACGACAGATCTATTGAATCGCGCTCTTTTCGCCACCCTGTTTGATGTACCCTTTCTCTGGACTACTTGGGCAGGACCGGAAGTCGGTAAGTCAATCTTGGCCAATACTACTTGGCGATGGGGATACGGGATCTGGGCCATCATTCTTCCAATCTGTTTCATTCCACTGGCAGTAAGCCTATTTATGAATCAGCAGCGGGCAAAGAAGTTAGGCTTTGAGGTTCCCAGCCCTTTCCGCGGCTTCAGTCTCCTTCAAATCCTTAAAAACCTTTGGTTGGATCTGGACGCTTTCGGACTGTTGTTGTTTGCTGCAGCCATCTCACTGATTCTACTTCCTCTCACCCTTGCTCCAAATGCAAATGGTGAGTGGAAAAATGGAAGCATGATCGCTATGCTCGTCATTGGTGGTGTGCTTCTAATAGCTTTCCCTTTCTGGGAAACCAGTAAGAAGTTAGCACCAAATGCCTTCTTTCCACCCGAGTTGTTCAAAGAGAAAACGATCATCGCAGGTGTCATGATAGCATTCTTCTACTTCA TGGCGTTCTACATGTCGGTTTTCCCATACTTCAACTCGTATCTCCAGATCGTGCAAGGCCAGTCCTTCGTCACCGCCGGCTATATCACCCGGGTCTTTACATTCAGTTCTACTGTCTCATCAATTGTGGTCTCGCTTTTGATCAAGTATACGGCACACTACAAATACTATGTCACGATAGGTGCGACCATCTACCTCCTGGGTATGGGCCTCATGCTGGTGTATCGCACACAAGACGCGTCTGTCGGCACCCTTGTTGGAACCCAAATTGTTATTGGCATTGGTGGCGGGTTCCTCAACGTACCAGTGCAGCTCGGTGTGCAGGCATCAGCTTCACATCAACAAGTTGCAGCCGTCACTACCGTTTGGCTCACACTGCTCGAAGTCGGTGGTGCGGTTGGATCGGCCATATCCGGTGCCATCTGGTCGACCTATGTGCCTGCAAAACTTCAGGAGTATCTCCCAGCTACGAATgcggctgactgggcaaAAATATACGGGGATCTGACTGTGTCTTCTAATTACACTACATACCCACTCGGATCTCCGGTACGGCTTGCTATCAACCAGGCTTACCAGGAGACTATGCGCTACCTCCTCATCGGAGCTCTTTGCTGTGCGGCACCAATCTTACCCCTGACGTTCGTCCTGAAGAACTACAAACTCGACCAGATGGATCAGAAGGTTGTTGGGAATGTTATCGGAAGTGCagagaagagagagaaggGCAAGAGTTGGAGGTTTTGGAAGCGGTGA